CAGCCGGAGATCGGCCGCGACGTCGTTGCCGGTATCGCCGATGGCTGCCGGCAGGCCGGCTGTGCGTTGATCGGCGGCGAAACTGCGGAAATGCCAAGTCTCTATGCCGAGGGCGACTACGACCTGGCCGGCTTCGCCGTCGGCGCCGTGGAACGGAACGCGCTGCTGGACGGAACCCGGGTGCAAGCGGGCGACGCCGTGCTGGGACTGGCCTCCAGTGGCCTGCATGCCAACGGCTTCTCCCTTGTCCGCAAGGTGGTCGAGACAGCCGGGCTCGACTACGCCGAACCCGCCCCCTTCGCGGCCGCAACGCCGGACGCAACCCTCGGCCAGGCGCTGCTGACTCCGACCCGGATCTACGTGAAGTCGGCGCTGACCGCGATCCGGTCGGGCGACGTGCATGCCATGGCCCATATCACGGGCGGCGGACTGATCGAGAACCTGCCACGGGTCGTCCCGGACGATCTGGCCTATCGCCTGGACCGCGGTCGTTGGCCGGAATCACCGCTCTTTAGCTGGCTGGTCGAGGCGGGCGGATTGGCCCAGGCGGACCTGCTCCGAACCTTCAACTGCGGCATCGGGTTCGTGCTGGTCGTCGCTCCGCAGCGGGCCGACGAATTGACGAGCCTGCTGGAGACGGCGGGCGAAACCGTCTACCGCCTGGGGGAAATCGTGCCGAGACGGGGCGAAGCGGTGCTGCTCGAGGGCGCGCCGGCGTGACACGCAAGCGGGTCGGAGTTCTGATTTCCGGGCGCGGCAGCAACCTGCAGGCCCTGCTCGATGCCGCCGCGCAGCCGGACTGTCCCTTCGAGATCGTCCTGGTGCTCTCGAACACGGCCAAGGTTCAAGGCCTGGAGCGCGCGTCGGCCGTTGGCGTCGCAACCGCCGTCGTCGACCATCGCACCTTTCCCGACCGCGAAGCTTTCGAAAAAGCCATGACCGAAGCCCTGGAGGCAGCTCAGGTGGAGCTGGTCTGCCAGGCCGGTTTCATGCGGGTCGTGACGCCCTGGTTCGTGACGCACTGGCACGACCGGCTGCTCAACATCCATCCCTCATTGCTGCCGGCCTTTCCCGGTCTCGATACCCACGGTCGCGCGCTCGCAGCCGGCGTCAAACTCCACGGCTGCAGCGTGCACCTGGTCCGGGAGACGGTGGACCAGGGTCCGATCCTCGGTCAGGCCGCCGTCCCGGTTCTGCCCGACGACGACCCGGAGAGCCTGGCGGCCAGGGTGCTGGAGGCGGAGCACAGGCTCTACCCGACCTGCCTCGCGCTCTACGCGACCGGTCGGATCGAGGTGAGTGGCGAGACGGCACGGGTGGAAAGTGCGTGCGGCCCTGGACGCCTCCTGATCAACCCGACACCGGAAGCTTCAGGCGCTTGAGCGAAGGGATCAGTTCGCGTAGACAGTCGACGGAGGGGGCTGCAGGCAGGCAGCCTGGGAGCCCCACAACCGTTACGCGGTGCAGGACGTGACCGAAGCAAAAGAGGATCCCATGGCGAACGACGAGACACTCGAGCAAGAGCTGCTGACCGAGCACCAGAAGATCTACAATGGCTTCGTCAAGAACAGTGTGCGGGGCACCGCCCTCATCGTCGTCATCGTCGCTTTGGTGGTCGGCTTCGCCCTCGTCGGCTAAGCCGGGTCGGCTGGACCGAAAGGCGCCCGGGCCAAAAGGCGTCACGAACACAGCGAAAGCAAACGGCGGGCGCCCAAGAGGCGGCCCGCCGTTTTTAGTTGGATCTGGATCAGCGGGTCTAAGCGGCGCTTGAACCACCGCCCGACACCCCCGAGGGCTAACCCGTAATTTCAGTCTGGGCGAAGAAGTAGGCGATCTCTTCAGCCGCCGTGTCGGCGCCATCCGAACCATGGACCGAGTTCGCCTCGATGGATTCCGCGAAATCCGCCCGGATCGTGCCAGGCTCCGCGTTGGCCGGGTTGGTCGCGCCCATGACCTCACGGTTCTTAGCGACGGCATTCTCGCCCTCGAGCACCTGCACCACGACAGGCCCGGAGGTCATGAAGGCCACCAGGTCTCCGAAGAAGGGCTTGTCGCGATGTACGGCGTAGAAGCCCTCGGCCTCGGCCTTGGTGAGCTGCAGCCGCTTCTGAGCGACGACGCGCAGGCCGGCGGATTCCAAGCGGTCGAGGACCTTGCCGGTGATGTTGCGCTTGGTCGCGTCGGGCTTGATGATCGAAAAGGTACGCTCGATCGCCATGGTTGATCGGATCTCCGTTCGTAGCGTTTGCGGAAGCGGCGCCGCCTCAGGTGAAGCCGGCGCCGCCGAAAGTCGGGCGGACCTATAGCGGCCTTAGCCGGCCGGGGCAACCGCTGCCGGTCGAGGCGACGCGATAGCGAAGCTCTCATGCCCAGAGGCCAGATGATCGGAGTTAAGCGGATAGCCCGTTCGGCGAACCTCATGCTATCTCCTCGGCCGCCATGCTGCACGTCAACGACATGACCTTCCGCCACGGCGGCCGAACGATCTTCGAGCGCGCCACCGTCGCTCTCGAGCGCGGCTGGCGCGTCGGCATGGTCGGACGCAACGGCGCCGGCAAGACCACGCTTCTGAAGCTGATCGCCGGCGACCTGCATCCCGATGGCGGCGAAGTCCGCCTGATGGGCCGGGTGCGGGTCGGGACCGTGGCACAGGAAGCGCCGGGCGGAGCGCGCTCTCTGATCGACACGGTGTTGGCGGCGGACAGCGAGCGCACGGCGCTGCTGACCGAAGCCGAGACGGTCAGCGATCCGGCGCGCCTCGCCGAAGTCCATGAGCGGCTGGCCGTCATTCGCGCCGAGGCGGCGCCAGCGCGCGCGGCGCGCGTCCTGGCCGGGCTCGGTTTTGACGAGGCGGCGCAGCGACGGCCTTGCGCGGAATTCTCAGGCGGCTGGCGCATGCGCGTGGCTCTGGCCGCCCTCTTGTTCGCGGAACCCGATCTGCTGCTGCTGGACGAGCCGACCAACCATCTCGATCTGGAGGCGGCGATCTGGCTTGAAACCTATCTGAAGTCCTATCCCGGCACGCTGCTGTTGGTGAGCCACGACCGCGGCCTGCTCAATCGAACGGTGGATCGCATCCTGCATGTGGAGGCCGAACGTCTCAGCCTCTATCAGGGCAACTACGACCGCTTCGAGCGAACCCGGCGCGAGCGCCTGGAACGCGAGGCCGCGACCAATACCAAGATCCAGGCGCAGCGCCGTCACATCCAGGCCTTCGTCGACCGCTTCCGCGCCAAAGCCACGAAGGCGCGGCAGGCCCAGTCGCGGCTGAAGATGCTGGAGAAGCTCCAGCCGATCGTCTCCGTCGTCGAGAACCAGACAGTCAGGCTCGACTTCCCCCGACCGGAACCGCTCAGCCCGCCGATCCTGTCGTTTGAGGGCGCCTCCGTCGGCTACTGTGAAACGCCCGTGCTGCAGGGCCTCAATCTCCGCATCGACATGGAGGACCGGGTGGCCCTGCTGGGCGCCAATGGCAACGGTAAGTCCACCCTCGCCCGCCTGCTCGCCGGCCGGCTGAAACCCTTGGCCGGACGCCTCGCCCGTTCGCCGAAGCTGCGGGTCGGCTACTTCGCCCAGGACCAGGCGGAGGCACTGGACCTGACCGGAACCGCACTCACCAACCTGAGGCAGCTGATGCCGATGGCGACCGAAGAAAAGCTGCGCAGTCATCTGGGCCGTTTCGGCTTCTCGGCCGACAAGGCGGATACCCAGGCCGCCAAGCTGTCGGGCGGTGAAAAGGCACGGCTGCTCTTCGCACTGGTCAGCCGCGAACAACCTCACCTGCTGATTCTCGACGAGCCGACCAACCACCTGGACGTCGACGCCCGAGAGGCCCTGGTGCAAGCGCTGGGCGACTTCGAAGGCGGCGTGATTCTGGTCAGCCACGACCCTCACCTGGTGGAGCTGGTTGCCGACCGGCTCTGGCTGGTCCAGGAGGGTACGGTCCGGCCCTTCGAGGGCGACATGGCGGACTACCGCCAGCTGCTGCTCGACCAGCGCCGTGCCGAACGCCGACAGGCGAAGGCGGAAGCGCGCAGCCAGTCCGGGGCGAGCGGCCAACCGGACGCCCGCGACCGCCGCCGTCAAGCTGCCGCCCAACGGACCGCGGTCGCCGATCTCAAGAAGACGGCCCGCCAAGCGGAGGCCCGGCTGGAGAAACTGCAGGCGGCTCTCGACCTTCTGGAACAGGAGTTGGCCGATCCCTCCCTCTACGACGGTCCGGCCGACCGGCTTACGAGGCTCCAGACCAAGCATGCGGAGGTAAAGGCGGCCATCGCCGAGACCGAGGAACGCTGGCTGGAAGCTCAAGGCGACCTGGAAGCGGCGGGATAGCGCGGACGCACGACAGAGAAGCCTCCGTCATCCGGCGCCTACCGAAAGACCCGAAGGACCGCCAGATACAGGAACACCGCCGGCGCGCCATCCGCGAAGACGGCACGAGAAAGGGAGTTGAACGCCACCGGATGACGGACGAGCATCATCGTAAACTCGAGCGGATGTACGCCGCAGCCCCCTTCAACGGCTACTATTCCGGGGAGATGGCCATCTCGAGCGGCGCCGCACGGCTGGAGATCCCAATCCAGGAAAGCTTCCATCACGCCGCTCACGCCGTGCATGGCACCCACTATTTCAAGGTCCTGGACGACAGCTGCTTCTTCGCCGCCCAGTCCGCCGTTGCCGACGCCTTCCTGCTGACGGCGAGTTTCACCCTTTACTTCACCCGTCCGATCGTCGGAAGCCGCATGGCCGGCGAGGCCAAGCTGGTCAGCGAAACCCGCACGCAACTGATCGCCGAGGGTGTCGTGCTGGACGAGACCGGCAAGGTCTGCGGCCGCGGGTCCGGCCTCTTCGCCCGCTCCCGACACCGGCTCGAGGACCTGCCCGGCTACGGCTAGGGTCGCGCTCCCTAATTAGCCGGCTCCCGGGTGGCCGGCTTGGCGTCGTCTCCGGGTTTGGCAGCGGCATTCTGTTTGGCGGTCTTACGTTTGGTCTTTGGCCGGACGACGCGGGTCACCGCAAAGCCCTCCTCGTCCGGTCCGGCATAATCCAGAACCTCGGTGCTGAGGGCGTAGCAGGCAAGCCGAACGGTCAGAGGAATCTCGACGGCCTTCCCCTTCCGCTCGCCTTTCTCGTAGTACTGAACGACACGACGCTTCAGCCCGAGCGCTTCGGCGGCATCCTTCTGCGTCATGCCAAGCGTCTTGCGCCAACGCCTGAACGCCTCGGCGGTCATCTCCAAACCGGCATCGTCCTTCTTGCGCGGAACTTTCATTGCGTCGGTTTCGCCTGCGGGCCGCCGGTGCCAGATCGTCGCCACAGCCGAAGCTTAGGCTGCGTCGCGTGGCGACACAAGGCAGCCAAGCGAAGCAGAAAGCGCAACAGGTGCGCTCCATCCGTTACGGTAGTTTACACGAAATTACACATGATCGGCTTGTCCAAAGCGCACAGAGTGCGCATATATCAACTCGAGGGAAGGGCGCGCACCCATTCGACGCGTCAACAACAGACCGGGTTTCGATCAGTACCGATATCCGAGGAAAAGTTAAAAATTAATAATCTCACTCGTACGGTTGCTGAGACGCCGTCCAAAAAATGCCCAAGGAGGGTAAACCCATGACCTACTCAGTTTACGTCTTCGGACACGGCGCTTTCAGCGACAAGGACCACTTCGAACGCCTGGGCGTTACTCCACTTCACCAGGCCGAGGAAGTGCGCGTCTACGGTCCGAAGCCGAAGTTCGTCTATTCGGTCGACGACGGCGATTTTCACAAGCTAACGGTGGAAGATGCCGAGGTGTACCGCCTGGTTCACGACCACCCCAACGCCAAGGTCCGCATGATTCCCTTGGTCGCCTAAAGCCGCGATATTCAAAGGTCTCGCAGGGCTCGATGAGCTAAGTCTGGGAGGCCTTGTCGATCCAACGGCCGTCATCGTCCTGCTGCCAGTAGCTCAGGCTATGGCCGCCCTCTCGAAAGACCTTCCACTGCCCGCGCGCGGCTTGAACGGCGGCGCCATCATGGCCGTCGAACAGCAACATGCAGCGCTCGAAGGCCGCGATATCCGACCAGTCGGCACCGTGGATCAGAAAGAGGTAGTCGGAGGCATTGGGGTTCTCTTCGGTCGCGGTGATCCAGATCGGCTGCTTTTCCGCCTGACCGTCGACCGAGGTGCCGTGCGGCAGAAAGCCCTTCTCGTCGTAGCTCCAGAGGTGCTCCGCCAGCGGTTCCACCTTTTCAGAATCGCCGCTGCGGACCAGCGCCCGTTTGCCACGCCCGACCGTTAGTTCCAGCAGTCGTGGTAAGGCTTGCAGGAGCGGTCGACGGGTCAGATGGTAAAAACGCACCTCGGTCATGGCGCCTGTCTTCTAGCCTAAGTTCAACCGCGGCACCAAGGCCTCGGCAGGAAAGACTTCGGCCAGCCTCAACCGAGTAAACTCAGAAGCGCGATCACCGCGACAATGCCGAACGCCAGGCGCCGGAACCAACGCTCGTCGGCAAAGCGGAAGCCGCGTGCGCCGGCCCAGATTGCGACGGCGTAGATCGGAGCCAGCAGCACGGACATCGTCAGAACCTGGCTCGTGAAAAGCCCACCGACAAAAAAGCTGATCCAAGCGACGATCGTTACCAAGGCCAGAAAGACGATGATGTTGGCACGCACCGTGACGGCCTTCGCCTGTCCGCCCAACCAAAAAAGAATCACGGGTGGGCCGGCGATCCCGATCGAGCCACCCATCAGACCCGCCGCCCCGCCGACCCCGACGGAAAACCACGCCGTCGGCGCGACTGTGTAGCGCCATCCACTGGCCATCACGAGGACCAGCAGCAGGATCGTTAGCGAGATGATCCAGCGTAGCAGCTCCTGATCGACCACGATCAGCAGGTAGACCCCGAGCGGCAGCAGCAGCGAAGCCCCCAACGTCAGAGGGGCTACCTCCCGCCAATTGCAGCTGCGCACCGCCCTGGGCAGCAAACCCAGTGTGCCTGCTACATCGACCAGAGACATGATCGGAATCGCCACCGCGGGACCGAAGACCAGGCTGTAGGACGGCACCAGGATCATCGCGGAGCCGAACCCGCTGAAACCGCGCACCAAACCGGCCACCAGCGTCGCACCCAACAGAACCGTCAGCTCCAGGGCGTTCAGACTCGTCAGAGTTGCGGTCAGTCTCTCCCACACGTTGGATCATCCCTTCCCTCAGCCCGGCAGCTTGTACATCGGGCGGAACGGCAGGAGGGCTGCACGCTCGGAAGGGCGGCCCTGCGCCTGCCGGACTGCCGAGGGCATGGACGCGCGCTTGCGCAGCGTGTGAAATGCCGTCCCATGCGCAGCGACAGAAAGCTCGACCCCCTCCTCCAGCCGTTCCAACTGCGTCACCTGACGCTGCGCAATCGACTCGTCTCCACCAGTCACGAGCCGAACTACGCCGAAGACGGTCTGCCGACCGAGCGCTACAGGCTCTATCATGTCGAGAAGGCCAAGGGCGGCATCGCCATGACCATGATCGGAGGATCGGCCGTCGTCGCCGCCGATTCGCCGCCGGCCTTCGGCAACCTGAAGCTTCACGATCCGAAGATCGTACCGCTGTTCCGCCACCTGACCGAGGCCTGTCACGCCTACGATACGGCAGTGCTTTGCCAGATCACGCACCTGGGACGGCGTAGTTCCAACTACGCGGGCGACTGGTTGCCGCTGGTGGCGCCTTCGGCGATCCGCGAACCGGCACACCGCAGCTTTCCTAAGGCGATGGAAGATTGGGACATCGCGCGAGTCATCGCAGACTACGCCCTGGGCGCGACGGCCTGCCGCGAGGGCGGCTTGGACGGTATCGAGATCGAAGCCTACGGCCACCTGTTCGACGCCTTCTGGTCGCCGCTGACCAATCGCCGCGAGGACGACTGGAACGGTACCCTGGACAAGCGTCTGCGGTTTGCTTGCAGGTGCTGGAAGCTATCCGCGCGGCGGTCGGACCCGATTTCATCGTCGGCATCCGCATGGCGGTGGACGAAGACGCGGAAGGAGGTCTGGAGGCCGCTGAAGGCTTCGAGATCGCCCGGCGCCTCGCCGCCAGCGGGCTGATCGACTTCATCAGCGTGATCAAGGGACACATCGACACCGATGAAGGCCTCAGCCACGTGATCCCCGGCATGGGAACGCCCTCGGCGCCGCATCTCGGCACCGTGGCGGCGCTGAAACGGGACATCGGTCTGCCGATCCTGCACGCCGCACGGATCAACGACGTCGCAACCGCCCGCCATTCGGTGGAGACCGGCGCTCTCGATCTCGTCGGCATGACCCGCGCCCACCTAGCAGACCCGCACATCGTGGCGAAGATCCGGGCCGGCGAGGAGGAGCGCATCCGGCCCTGCGTCGGTGTCGGCTACTGCATCGACCGCATCTACGAAGGCGCCGACGCGCTTTGTCTTCACAACCCGGCCACAGGCCGCGAGGGTGAACTGCCTCATGTCGTGACGCCAGCCCGGCGTCCAGGCCAGCGCGCGCTCGTGGTCGGCGGCGGTCCAGGCGGCCTGGAAGCGGCCCGCGTTCTCGCGCTGCGCGGCCACCAGGTGACTCTGTTCGAGGCGGCGGAAAAACTGGGCGGCCAACTGCGCATCGCCGCGCAACTGCCGCGCCGCCGGGATCTGCTTGGAATCGTCGACTGGCTCGCCTCGGAGGCGGAGCTGGCCGGTGCCGAGCTGCGCACCGGAAGCTATCAGGAAGCCGAAACGATTCTGGCCGAGGCTCCGGAGATCGTCGTGATCGCGACCGGCGGCCTGCCCGATACCGGTTTCCTGCGCGCGGGCGAAGAACGCGCCGTGACCACCTGGGACCTCTTGAGCGGCCAGGTACCACCGGGACAGGAGGTGCTGGTATTCGACGACGGCGGCAGCCATGCCGGCATCTCCGCCGCCGAGTTCGCGGCCCGCGCCGGGTCCAAAGTGCACTACGTCACGCCGGAGCGAAGCGTTGCGCCGGAAGTCGGCGGCACCAACTACCCGGCCTACTTCAAGGCCTTCGGCGAGCATGATGTCACGATCCAGCTCAATCGCCGGCTCCGCGCGATCCGGTCAGCCGGAAACCGGCTCTCGGCAGAGCTGTGGGACGAGTACGCGCGTAAGACGACGGAGATGACGCTCGACCAGGTGGTGGTCGAGCATGGGGTCAAACCGCTCGACGAGCTCTACTTCGCGCTCAAGCCTCTCTCCCGCAACCAGGGCGAAACGGATCTGCGCGCGTCGCGCGAGGGCCGTCCCGCCCTGCCCCTGCGCAATCCCGAAGCGGGCTTCCTGCTACTGCGAGTCGGCGACGCGGTCGCCAGCCGCAACGTCCATGCCGCTCTCCTCGACGCCCTTCGGCTCTGTAAGGATCTGTAGGGTTGTGACCTCGCTCGCCGCCGATCCGCCGGGGCACGACAAGGCGCTGCAGGGCCGCCTGCTGGTTCTGCTTGCCGGGGTCTTCTGGTCGCTGGCCGGTCTGTTCCTGCGGGCCATGGAGGCCGCCGGCGACTGGCAGGTCGTCTTCTACCGCTCGCTGACCCTCGTCATCTTCCTCGCCCTGGTGCTGGTGATCCGCGACGGGCGGCGTCTGCCGTCGATCTTCGCGGCGGCGGGCTGGACATCGGTCCTGGCCGGCTTCTTCCTCTCCTTCGCCTTCGTCTGCTTCGTCACCTCGATGACGCGCACCACCGTTGCCAACACCCTCTTCCTGCTCTCGGCTGCGCCACTGCTGGCCGCCTTTCTCGGTTGGGTCCTGCTGCGCGAGTCCGTGCGCAAGGCGACCTGGGCGGCCATGGTCGCCGCCATGCTGGGCGTTGCGGTGATGGTGGGAGACGGGCTGGCCCAGGGCGATCCGCTCGGCGATCTACTGGCCCTCGGCGCGGCCCTGGCCTTCGCCCTCTTCACCGTGACGCTGCGCCGGAAGCCCGGCGTCGATATGCTTCCGACCACCGTCTATGCGGGCCTCTTCGCCTTGCTATGGTCGGGGCCGGCGGCTCTGGCAACGGGCCAAGGCCTGACTCTTTCGACCCACGACCTTCTGCTCTGCATCGGCCTCGGCGTGGTTCAGATGGGCTGTGGACTGGTGGCCTACATCGTCGGTGCCCGATACCTGGGCGCGGCGGAGAGCGCCCTGCTCTCGATGTCGGAAGTCATTCTCGGGCCGCTGTGGGTCTGGTGGGTCTTCTCGGAAGTCCCAACCACCCTGACCCTCGCCGGCGGCGGCATCGTGCTGGGGGCACTGGTCGGCAACGCCCTGTCGGGCCTGCGCCGGCGAAGACCGCCGGTGGGCGCGGTCTAGAGATCGCCCGGGTCTCGCCGACCTTCGCCCAGGACGCAATCCGCCGCCTCCGAGAGAAGCGGCGGACCGCGCAACGGGTTGAATCAGAGCCCAGTCATGGGAATCGGAGGATGACCCGTGAGACCCACGCCGTTGCGAACCTCGTCGGCATTCGCCGCGACACCGAGGAAGTTGTTCATGGCCGCATAGTATTGGCCGACATGTTCGCTGAGCAGCCGCCCTATGTGCGGCCCGTTCTCCTGTGTGTTGGAGGCAAGTTCGGCCAGCACCGCGACCCAGGTGGTCACGATCGCGCCGGCCGCCGCGAGACGCTGGGTCGTTACCTCGGTGATCAAAGGGTTGAAGTCGGCGCAAGCGTCGATCACCACGTAGACCTCGTAGCCCTCGCGCAGGGCCGAGATCGCCGGGAAGGCAGCGCAGACCTCGGTGGCGAGACCGGAGATCACGAGCTTCTTGCGGCCCGTCGCCTCCACCGCGGCGCGGGAAGCGTCGTCCTTCCAGAAATTGACGAAAGGCCGGTCGATCACCTCGACCCCGGGAAAAATCGCCTTAAGCTCCGGCATGGTCGGTCCGTTCGGGCCCTGCGGCCAGCTCGTCCCCATGATGACCGGGATTCCAAAGGCCTTCGCGGTCTTGGCGTGACCGAGGATGTTGTTTTTGAGCTGTAGGGGCTCGATCGACGGAAGAAACTGCATCAGCCCCGCCTGATGGTCGATCATCAGGAACACGCAGTTGTCCGGGGTGAGGTCGGATTGCGGTAACGCCATAGCCTACTCCAGTCTTGGTGAATGCCCAGTCTTTGTGGAAGCCGTACGGATCGGGCCGGACGCAGGTCCTGCCCGGCGGCTGCCCCTGTTGCGGAGCAGCAGACGTTTCGGCAAGTTGTGTTGGATCGTTCAATGGATTAGTAGGTAGAAACGGTTTGAACTCTTGACGAAAATGGAATGATCATCGGCGACCTGCTGGATGCCCGCATTCTGGTCGAACTCAGGAATCGTCTGAGCTTTGCCGAAGCGGCGCGAAGCCTGAACCTGCCACCCGCAACGCTGAGCCGACGCGTGGCGCGCATCGAGGAGCAGGCCGGCCTGCGGTTGTTCGAGCGCACAACGCGCAGCGTGAGCGTGACCGCGGCGGGGACCGTCACGGTCGCCCATGCGGAACGCATGATCGCGGAGGCCGACGCCATCGCGGTTTCGCTCGACGCCTTGCGGGACACGCCGGTCGGGCGGGTTCGCGTGTCGGCGCCGGTCATCCTCGGCCAAACGCTACTGGGCCCCATCGTCGCGGAGTTCCTGCGGGCGAATCCCCGTTGCGACCTCACGCTCGACTTGGAGAACCGGCAGGTCGATCTGATCGAGGAGAACTTCGACGTCGCCATCCGCGTCGGTCATCCCGGCCATGGCGACTTGGTCGCCCGCGTGATCGGCCATGTGGAAGCCGCTCTCTACCGGGCTGCACGCAGCATCTCCGCCGACGGCCAAACCGGCGAGACGCCGACGCTCAAAAGCCTCGAGGGCGCAGCCTTCGGACTGCTGAGAAGCGACGACACGCGCCGACCCGAACTGACGCTTGTCACGCCGGAGGGAAAGCAGCACAGGCTGTCGGTCCTCCCCCAGTTGGTCTGTCTCAATCCGGACATCCTGCGCAATGCCGCCTTGGCAAGCGACCTGACCGTCGTACTGCCCCGCATGAGCGTGGAAAGCGATCTGAAACAAGGACGTCTCGAGCGCCTTGTTGCACCATGGCTCGCGGTCCGCACTCCGGTTCACGCCGTCTTCACCTCTCGGCGCCTGATGCGACCGGCGGTGCGGGCCTTCATCGAGCTCGCGACCGAACATCTCGGGCGCCGCCTGAAGCAGATCGAGGCGGCATGAGAGTCCGCAACCGCCTCGCTCTCGGCAGGCGTTGGAGGGCGAGATACCGACAGGATCCGGTTGACGGCGGCTCGACCACACTGGAAAGCTGCGATCATGGATCGTGACGAAGATGCGAGAGCACCGCTCTCAATGGAGGGCTTGGGGTTTTCCTACGGGTCGCGACATGTTCTGACCGATGTCAGTTTCGAGGTTCCAAAGGGCGAGGTTACGGTGCTGCTCGGCCCCAACGGCGCCGGCAAGACCACGCTGTTCGGGCTGATCACCGGGCTGCTGGCGCCTCAGGCCGGGCAGTTGCGGATCTTCGGGCGCAGCCGGGACCGGGACGGTGCGCAGGTGCTGGGCAAGCTCGGGATCGTCTTCCAGCAACCGACCCTCGACCTGGATCTCTCGGTCGCGCAGAACCTAGCCTACTTCGCCGGATTGCGCGGGCTGTCCGGCGCGCAGGCGAAAGACGGACTGCGCCGGGAACTCGAGCGCTTCGCGCTCTGGGAACGCCGCGACGATGCGGTCCGGCTGCTCAACGGCGGGCATCGGCGGCGGGTGGAGATCGCCCGCGCCTGCCTGGATGCCCCACCGATCCTGGTCCTCGACGAACCGACCGTGGGCCTGGACATCCCGACCCGCAGAGCCCTGGTCGCCGACCTGCATGCGCGCGCCCGCGAAGAGGGCACGGCGGTCCTCTGGGCCACCCACCTGGTGGACGAGGTCTGGCCGGGCGACCGGCTGGTGGTGCTGCATGAGGGTGAGGTCCGCGCGACCGGCATCTTGGAGGAAATTCTGGCGAACACCGGACAGACCGAACTGGAGGCCGCCTTCGACAGGCTGACCGACGGCGAAAAAGCCGCGTGACGGGGGGAGATGGCATGACGGTGGCGCACGCCCTGCGCGCCCTGCGCGCCCTGCTGCTGCGCGAGCTGCTGCGCTTCGTGCAACAACGCGGCCGTTTCTTCGCGGCCTTGGTGCGCCCGCTGCTCTGGCTCCTGATCTTCGGCGCCGGATTCCGCGCCGCCATCGACCTGCCGGTTCTGGCCCCCTATGGCGAGATCGTGCCCTACGAGCTCTACATCGTGCCCGGCCTGATCGGCATGGTGCAGCTCTTCAACGGCATGCAGTCCTCCCTCTCGATGGTCTACGACCGCGAGATGGGCTCCATGCGCGTGCTGCTGACCACGCCGTTGCCCCGTCCCTTCCTGCTGACCGGCAAGATCCTGGCGGGCGTCGCGGTCTCCATGGTGCAGGTCTATGCCTTCCTGCTGATCGCCGCCCTCTTCGGCATCCGCTTTCCGCTGTCGGGCTATCTGGCCCTGATCCCGGCTCTCATCGCGACCGGTGTGTTGCTGGGCGCGCTCGGGCTGCTGCTCTCGTCCCTGGTTCGTCAACTGGAGAACTTCGCGGGGATCATGAACTTCGTCATCTTCCCCGCCTTCTTCCTCTCC
This genomic stretch from Algihabitans albus harbors:
- a CDS encoding sulfite exporter TauE/SafE family protein, with the protein product MWERLTATLTSLNALELTVLLGATLVAGLVRGFSGFGSAMILVPSYSLVFGPAVAIPIMSLVDVAGTLGLLPRAVRSCNWREVAPLTLGASLLLPLGVYLLIVVDQELLRWIISLTILLLVLVMASGWRYTVAPTAWFSVGVGGAAGLMGGSIGIAGPPVILFWLGGQAKAVTVRANIIVFLALVTIVAWISFFVGGLFTSQVLTMSVLLAPIYAVAIWAGARGFRFADERWFRRLAFGIVAVIALLSLLG
- a CDS encoding FAD-dependent oxidoreductase; protein product: MTRAHLADPHIVAKIRAGEEERIRPCVGVGYCIDRIYEGADALCLHNPATGREGELPHVVTPARRPGQRALVVGGGPGGLEAARVLALRGHQVTLFEAAEKLGGQLRIAAQLPRRRDLLGIVDWLASEAELAGAELRTGSYQEAETILAEAPEIVVIATGGLPDTGFLRAGEERAVTTWDLLSGQVPPGQEVLVFDDGGSHAGISAAEFAARAGSKVHYVTPERSVAPEVGGTNYPAYFKAFGEHDVTIQLNRRLRAIRSAGNRLSAELWDEYARKTTEMTLDQVVVEHGVKPLDELYFALKPLSRNQGETDLRASREGRPALPLRNPEAGFLLLRVGDAVASRNVHAALLDALRLCKDL
- a CDS encoding DMT family transporter; protein product: MTSLAADPPGHDKALQGRLLVLLAGVFWSLAGLFLRAMEAAGDWQVVFYRSLTLVIFLALVLVIRDGRRLPSIFAAAGWTSVLAGFFLSFAFVCFVTSMTRTTVANTLFLLSAAPLLAAFLGWVLLRESVRKATWAAMVAAMLGVAVMVGDGLAQGDPLGDLLALGAALAFALFTVTLRRKPGVDMLPTTVYAGLFALLWSGPAALATGQGLTLSTHDLLLCIGLGVVQMGCGLVAYIVGARYLGAAESALLSMSEVILGPLWVWWVFSEVPTTLTLAGGGIVLGALVGNALSGLRRRRPPVGAV
- a CDS encoding hydrolase, whose translation is MALPQSDLTPDNCVFLMIDHQAGLMQFLPSIEPLQLKNNILGHAKTAKAFGIPVIMGTSWPQGPNGPTMPELKAIFPGVEVIDRPFVNFWKDDASRAAVEATGRKKLVISGLATEVCAAFPAISALREGYEVYVVIDACADFNPLITEVTTQRLAAAGAIVTTWVAVLAELASNTQENGPHIGRLLSEHVGQYYAAMNNFLGVAANADEVRNGVGLTGHPPIPMTGL
- a CDS encoding LysR substrate-binding domain-containing protein, with product MIIGDLLDARILVELRNRLSFAEAARSLNLPPATLSRRVARIEEQAGLRLFERTTRSVSVTAAGTVTVAHAERMIAEADAIAVSLDALRDTPVGRVRVSAPVILGQTLLGPIVAEFLRANPRCDLTLDLENRQVDLIEENFDVAIRVGHPGHGDLVARVIGHVEAALYRAARSISADGQTGETPTLKSLEGAAFGLLRSDDTRRPELTLVTPEGKQHRLSVLPQLVCLNPDILRNAALASDLTVVLPRMSVESDLKQGRLERLVAPWLAVRTPVHAVFTSRRLMRPAVRAFIELATEHLGRRLKQIEAA
- a CDS encoding ATP-binding cassette domain-containing protein; translated protein: MDRDEDARAPLSMEGLGFSYGSRHVLTDVSFEVPKGEVTVLLGPNGAGKTTLFGLITGLLAPQAGQLRIFGRSRDRDGAQVLGKLGIVFQQPTLDLDLSVAQNLAYFAGLRGLSGAQAKDGLRRELERFALWERRDDAVRLLNGGHRRRVEIARACLDAPPILVLDEPTVGLDIPTRRALVADLHARAREEGTAVLWATHLVDEVWPGDRLVVLHEGEVRATGILEEILANTGQTELEAAFDRLTDGEKAA
- a CDS encoding ABC transporter permease codes for the protein MTVAHALRALRALLLRELLRFVQQRGRFFAALVRPLLWLLIFGAGFRAAIDLPVLAPYGEIVPYELYIVPGLIGMVQLFNGMQSSLSMVYDREMGSMRVLLTTPLPRPFLLTGKILAGVAVSMVQVYAFLLIAALFGIRFPLSGYLALIPALIATGVLLGALGLLLSSLVRQLENFAGIMNFVIFPAFFLSSALYPIETMRASSNVIALLCALNPFTFAVELLRFALHLQIDGLALAVVLVTGLATLAAAFWSYDPARWQKRGGPPGG